A window of the Tunturibacter empetritectus genome harbors these coding sequences:
- a CDS encoding ArnT family glycosyltransferase produces the protein MTKERLKTFLWAVLPLAAGLALRLWYVLHAGRIEGDTLIYGSIAKNWLRYGIYGFTFGSDMPRPTLIRLPGYPLFLAACFRLFGFDRYVPIMYLQCAIDLGTCLLIAALSGRLFGRRSATAALWLAALCPFTAIYCAAPLTETLTLFTIALTFYSLERWQCASAPFNRWLLAITTAMAYSVLLRPEQGLLPATVVPAMSWMVWQKSVWQKSARRRSLRCFRPVAIAALCVVLPLAPWAIRNWRTFHVIQPLAPRSATDPGETVPTGFQRWYRTWAIDFSSTEQVYWNYDSTDLNIKDLPTRAFDSDDSKDSIDSEDQYELTAAILSDYNQNTNATPELDRRFEALAQQRIHAHPLRYYVALPLARLTNMLFRPRPEMMQIGLDWWNFHEYRGKTLLAYASAALNLAYFLLAAIGLWLWRSRGTRPHTALFSAMLGFVVLRCALLLTLDNSEPRYTLELFPLLIVWASCVFAPSSGE, from the coding sequence ATGACCAAAGAAAGGCTGAAGACGTTTCTCTGGGCGGTGCTCCCGCTCGCAGCAGGGCTCGCCTTGCGCCTTTGGTATGTGCTGCATGCAGGCCGCATCGAAGGCGACACGCTCATCTACGGAAGCATCGCAAAAAACTGGCTGAGATACGGCATCTATGGATTCACCTTCGGCTCAGACATGCCGAGGCCCACGCTGATCCGCCTCCCCGGCTACCCACTCTTTCTCGCGGCGTGCTTTCGTCTCTTCGGCTTTGACCGCTACGTCCCCATCATGTATCTGCAGTGCGCCATCGACCTCGGCACCTGTCTCCTGATCGCCGCACTCTCAGGCCGGCTCTTCGGCCGCCGCTCCGCCACAGCCGCTCTATGGCTCGCCGCCCTCTGCCCCTTCACCGCCATCTACTGCGCCGCTCCGCTCACCGAGACTCTCACCCTCTTCACCATCGCCCTCACCTTTTACAGCCTCGAGCGTTGGCAATGCGCCAGCGCACCGTTCAACCGCTGGCTCCTCGCGATCACCACCGCCATGGCCTACTCCGTTCTGTTGCGTCCCGAGCAGGGCCTCCTCCCCGCCACAGTCGTCCCCGCGATGTCTTGGATGGTCTGGCAAAAGTCCGTCTGGCAAAAATCCGCACGCCGGCGCTCTCTCCGCTGCTTCAGACCTGTCGCAATCGCAGCTCTCTGCGTCGTCCTGCCCCTCGCACCCTGGGCCATCAGAAACTGGCGTACCTTCCACGTCATCCAGCCGCTCGCCCCCCGCAGCGCAACTGACCCCGGCGAGACTGTCCCCACAGGCTTTCAGCGCTGGTATCGCACCTGGGCCATCGACTTCTCCTCCACCGAACAGGTCTACTGGAACTACGACAGCACCGACCTCAACATCAAAGACCTCCCCACCCGAGCCTTCGACTCCGACGACTCCAAGGACTCCATAGACTCAGAAGACCAGTACGAGCTCACCGCCGCCATCCTCTCAGACTACAACCAGAACACCAACGCCACGCCCGAACTCGATCGGCGCTTCGAGGCTCTCGCCCAACAGCGCATTCACGCCCACCCTCTGCGCTACTACGTCGCTCTCCCCCTGGCTCGCCTTACCAACATGCTCTTCCGCCCCCGCCCCGAGATGATGCAGATCGGCCTCGACTGGTGGAACTTCCACGAGTACCGCGGCAAGACCCTCCTCGCCTACGCCTCCGCAGCCCTGAACCTCGCGTACTTCCTCCTTGCAGCCATCGGCCTCTGGCTCTGGCGAAGTCGAGGCACCAGACCGCACACCGCACTGTTCTCGGCCATGCTCGGCTTCGTCGTTCTCCGTTGCGCCCTGCTCCTCACCCTCGACAACTCCGAGCCCCGCTACACCCTCGAGCTCTTCCCCCTGCTCATCGTCTGGGCAAGCTGCGTCTTTGCTCCGTCTTCTGGTGAATAG
- a CDS encoding PilZ domain-containing protein, with amino-acid sequence MAQWQMPNGENPVRTAVRFPMRLPIRVLTENGELEAMTENISANGLLFVSDQLPRVDSRIEFTIAMPAEVMGAANDVTIHCIGRVVRHYLQSGTKKAAAVIDEYSLKA; translated from the coding sequence GTGGCTCAATGGCAGATGCCAAATGGGGAAAATCCAGTTCGTACCGCAGTACGTTTCCCTATGAGACTCCCCATAAGGGTGCTGACGGAGAACGGTGAACTGGAAGCCATGACCGAAAACATCTCGGCCAACGGTCTGCTCTTTGTCAGTGATCAGTTGCCGCGGGTGGATAGCAGAATCGAGTTCACGATCGCAATGCCGGCAGAGGTCATGGGCGCCGCAAACGATGTCACCATACACTGCATTGGCCGCGTCGTTCGCCACTATCTGCAAAGTGGAACAAAAAAAGCCGCTGCTGTGATCGACGAATATTCTCTAAAGGCTTGA
- a CDS encoding phenylalanine 4-monooxygenase, whose translation MGIATSTLNLAQGKLNVAAPYLIEQTWADYTPEQHAIWSELVTRRMPQLREHACKEYLDGFQQIGLREDQLPNLTEVSALLQPRTGWQSTPVSGFLPADAFFEMLAARMFPTTTWLRSRDSMEYTPEPDIFHDVFGHVPMHAHPVFADFLESYGKICARLTDPQALERMGRLFWFTVEFGLIRQNGEIKVYGSGLISSHGECTRVLAGGCEVKDFNLDAVLNQEFQTSEMQPVLYAVESFDQIYEATKQAEGRLG comes from the coding sequence ATGGGAATTGCAACCTCAACGCTGAATCTGGCCCAGGGCAAGCTGAATGTGGCCGCGCCGTACCTCATCGAACAGACCTGGGCGGACTACACTCCCGAGCAGCACGCCATCTGGAGCGAACTCGTAACCCGCCGCATGCCCCAACTCCGTGAGCACGCCTGCAAAGAATATCTGGACGGCTTCCAGCAGATCGGCCTCCGCGAGGACCAGTTGCCGAACCTCACCGAGGTCAGCGCGCTCCTCCAGCCCCGCACCGGCTGGCAGTCCACCCCCGTCAGCGGCTTCCTCCCTGCCGACGCCTTCTTTGAGATGCTGGCCGCACGCATGTTCCCCACCACCACCTGGCTCCGCTCGCGCGACTCCATGGAGTACACCCCGGAGCCCGACATCTTCCACGACGTCTTCGGCCACGTCCCCATGCACGCCCACCCCGTCTTCGCCGACTTCCTCGAAAGCTACGGAAAGATCTGCGCCCGCCTCACCGACCCCCAGGCCCTCGAGCGCATGGGCCGCCTCTTCTGGTTCACCGTCGAATTCGGCCTCATCCGCCAGAACGGGGAGATCAAGGTCTACGGCAGCGGCCTCATCTCCTCCCACGGCGAGTGCACCCGGGTCCTCGCCGGAGGCTGTGAGGTCAAAGACTTCAACCTCGACGCCGTGCTCAACCAGGAGTTCCAGACCAGCGAGATGCAGCCTGTACTCTACGCCGTCGAATCCTTCGATCAGATCTACGAAGCCACTAAACAGGCCGAAGGCCGCCTGGGCTGA
- the cobA gene encoding uroporphyrinogen-III C-methyltransferase, which produces MNSAAQPGTVYLAGAGPGDPNLLTLRVLRLLETADLILPDDLVSAEILSLAHGGAEIIPVGKRCGQPRITQAEIHVLMLEAAQAGRSVLRLKSGDPLIFGRAGEEIGALRGAKIPFEIVPGITTAFAAAARLRTPLTDRSAASKLILATAHHAAEKLELTPKWTGALPENATLVIYMPGRRFRALAEDLISSGIAGETPCVAISKVTAADEHVYSTTLAQLDDDAVGPAPVVLLIGDAIQVL; this is translated from the coding sequence GTGAACTCTGCTGCTCAGCCTGGAACCGTCTACTTAGCAGGTGCAGGACCGGGTGACCCGAACCTGCTTACCCTTCGGGTCCTTCGGCTACTTGAAACAGCAGATCTGATTCTGCCTGATGATCTGGTTTCTGCTGAGATACTATCGCTGGCCCATGGGGGGGCGGAGATTATCCCGGTTGGGAAGCGGTGTGGGCAGCCGCGTATTACGCAGGCGGAGATTCACGTTCTTATGCTGGAGGCGGCGCAGGCGGGCCGATCCGTGCTGCGGCTGAAGTCCGGCGATCCGTTGATCTTCGGGCGGGCGGGCGAAGAGATCGGCGCACTGCGTGGGGCGAAGATTCCGTTCGAGATCGTCCCCGGCATTACGACTGCGTTTGCGGCGGCCGCAAGATTGAGAACGCCGCTGACCGATCGCAGCGCAGCTTCAAAGCTGATTCTTGCTACGGCGCACCATGCGGCGGAGAAGCTAGAGCTGACCCCAAAATGGACGGGAGCTCTGCCGGAGAACGCTACGCTGGTGATCTATATGCCGGGACGCAGATTTCGCGCCCTGGCAGAAGACCTTATCTCCTCTGGGATCGCGGGCGAGACGCCGTGTGTTGCGATCAGCAAGGTAACCGCGGCGGATGAACATGTTTACAGTACGACGCTCGCCCAGCTGGATGACGACGCTGTTGGTCCTGCACCCGTGGTCCTGCTGATCGGCGACGCTATTCAGGTGCTGTAG
- a CDS encoding PEP-CTERM sorting domain-containing protein, which produces MRRFAYLLLLVIFVGVSASCVSASTDCERWFVAYRQELAHSRQIQRIAAAKRRAKLYAQGKLKPRPKLIPAVAPAPHMTRPQTLHRINLACGVLPEGGSDGPLVGEETPATLHAGRSLNDGIDLLPTDLGEMVASNNVPPPPSYGGISPETPLGGPPIYTPGFGGGGWLPPNAPSKGATAPPSGPGAPTGPGAPTGPGTPVGPGTPTGPGTPTGPGTPTGPGTPTGPGTPTGPGTPTGPGTPTGPGTPTGPGTPIPVVPEPSSYVLVLTGVIGAAGAIRRRFKA; this is translated from the coding sequence ATGCGTCGCTTTGCCTACCTTTTGCTTCTGGTGATCTTTGTTGGTGTCTCTGCCTCGTGCGTTAGCGCATCGACCGACTGTGAGCGTTGGTTTGTCGCCTATCGTCAAGAGTTGGCGCACTCCCGCCAGATCCAGCGCATCGCTGCCGCAAAGCGCCGCGCCAAGCTCTATGCTCAAGGCAAGCTAAAGCCTCGACCAAAGCTGATTCCCGCTGTCGCACCGGCCCCGCATATGACGCGTCCGCAGACGCTCCACCGAATCAACCTGGCTTGTGGTGTCCTGCCCGAGGGCGGCAGTGATGGGCCGCTGGTAGGGGAAGAGACACCCGCCACTCTCCACGCCGGCCGCTCTCTCAATGACGGTATCGATCTACTGCCCACCGATCTCGGTGAGATGGTTGCCTCCAACAACGTCCCACCACCACCTTCCTATGGAGGCATCTCCCCTGAGACTCCGTTGGGTGGCCCACCCATTTACACGCCAGGCTTCGGCGGAGGCGGCTGGCTGCCTCCTAACGCTCCAAGCAAGGGAGCTACAGCACCTCCCAGCGGTCCCGGCGCCCCCACTGGCCCCGGCGCACCGACCGGCCCCGGTACACCGGTTGGTCCCGGTACACCGACTGGACCCGGCACTCCCACTGGCCCCGGCACACCGACCGGCCCCGGTACACCGACTGGACCCGGCACTCCCACTGGTCCTGGTACTCCGACCGGCCCCGGCACACCTACTGGTCCTGGCACCCCCACTGGCCCCGGCACACCGATCCCGGTTGTTCCAGAGCCTTCCAGCTACGTCCTCGTCCTTACCGGAGTAATCGGTGCAGCTGGCGCAATTCGTCGCAGATTCAAAGCCTAG
- a CDS encoding polysaccharide deacetylase family protein — translation MNRQVFYDPQRKRWKRLRRIFDVLALLGLLLGTIFVIGLLRMKPLPELFLRAQKRNYRALANQTTPQLKPGQKLHRSAHRKTDVKPGDVPLNSGEGLRAAYYVEDDPASYSSLKQHIAQVDLLFPEWLHVVGTNGEVVSYTQDNRAYDIVDRAGVHQVDREGKVARTVAANHVNLDIFPLVNNYDPRRQIWAPEVGGFLSSDTARAAFVQQIHNFLAGNPSYRGLSLDFEEIPTTAQPGFRALIAALYDDFHPRNLRLYVNTPVGDDDWDLKFMADHSDGLLLMNYDEHQTDSGPGPIASQDWFVDNLKNVLKTVPKEKIICALGSYGYDWTTALPATEPELKPGVRRPRVKKPAAPVTPEKILAAHDLSTQDAWQAASDSDSQIDLDDDSMNVHFAYDDEDAQVRHQVWFLDSVTILNQMRAARELGIQTYALWRLGSEDNSMWKIWDHPQHADPVKDLAQVEPGYDVDTEGQGDILRVTRKPQTGSRVVTLDDDDSVPLEYRMVTQESMSSYPLSYTVEQYGYNDKKVALSFDDGPDPEWTPKILDILKKYNVKGTFFMIGEVAEDYVGVMQRVFREGHEIGNHTWSHPDISEISNRQVDLELNLTERLFASKLGVQPLYFRPPYSIDQEPDTNDQAAPVEKIQGLGYVIVGNKIDTNDWDEHPRKSPQEITDSVFEQIEDMKAKPWNRGSVILLHDGGGDRSATIAALPVLIEALKAKGYEIVPVSKLVGKTRAEVMPELTPRQRWQARADSLTFFFYSFFHYFVVGVFFVGDILMSARLIIIGVFAIIDRFRKRKNFATPEYQPRVAVLIPAYNEEKVIVRTIRSVMMSTYKNIRIIVIDDGSKDNTFDVAREAYPADIASGRLTVMSKPNGGKADALNYALERIDEEIYVGIDADGVIAHDAITRLVPHFANPKIGAVAGNAKVGNRVNLWTRWQALEYITSQNFERRALDLFDVVMVVPGAIGAWRTAPVKAGGGYHSNTVAEDADLTMNLLEQGYCVIYEDQALAFTEAPVDADGLTRQRFRWSFGILQAIYKHKGAISKHRAMGLFALPNILIFQIILPLVSPLIDLMFLVGVFHYIIDKHFHPETASTDSFYKLLAFFAAFLVIDFAASALAFALERKHPASKGDGWLLFHIWIQRFTYRQLFSVVLFKTVKRAIDGKPFNWDKLERTAQMSKATEKLTEGA, via the coding sequence ATGAATAGACAAGTCTTCTACGATCCACAACGCAAGCGCTGGAAGCGGCTGCGCCGAATCTTTGACGTACTCGCCCTGCTGGGACTCTTGCTGGGGACCATCTTCGTCATTGGGCTGTTGCGAATGAAGCCGTTGCCGGAGCTGTTTTTGCGGGCACAGAAGCGGAACTACAGGGCGCTGGCGAACCAGACGACTCCGCAGTTGAAGCCGGGACAGAAGCTGCATCGGTCGGCTCACCGAAAGACGGACGTGAAGCCGGGAGACGTTCCGTTGAACTCGGGTGAAGGTTTGCGAGCGGCGTACTACGTGGAGGATGATCCAGCGAGCTACTCTTCGCTGAAGCAGCACATTGCACAGGTGGACCTGCTGTTTCCGGAGTGGCTGCATGTGGTGGGCACGAACGGTGAGGTGGTGTCCTACACGCAGGATAATCGCGCGTACGACATTGTGGACCGGGCTGGAGTGCACCAGGTGGATCGCGAGGGCAAGGTGGCGCGAACGGTTGCTGCCAACCACGTAAACCTCGACATCTTTCCGCTGGTGAATAACTACGATCCAAGGCGACAGATTTGGGCGCCGGAGGTTGGAGGATTTCTTTCCAGCGACACGGCGCGGGCGGCCTTTGTTCAACAGATTCACAACTTTCTGGCGGGAAACCCCAGCTACCGCGGGCTTTCGCTGGACTTCGAAGAGATTCCTACAACTGCGCAGCCGGGCTTCAGGGCTTTGATTGCGGCGTTGTACGACGACTTTCATCCGCGTAATCTGCGGCTGTATGTGAATACGCCAGTGGGCGATGATGACTGGGATCTGAAGTTCATGGCGGACCACTCGGATGGTTTGTTGCTGATGAACTACGACGAGCACCAGACCGACAGCGGGCCGGGGCCGATCGCTTCGCAGGATTGGTTCGTCGACAACCTGAAGAACGTACTTAAGACTGTTCCCAAAGAAAAGATCATCTGTGCGCTGGGTAGCTATGGGTATGACTGGACGACGGCGCTGCCTGCGACTGAGCCTGAATTGAAGCCGGGAGTCAGGAGGCCGCGCGTGAAGAAGCCGGCGGCTCCTGTGACTCCTGAGAAGATCCTCGCGGCGCATGATCTTTCGACGCAGGACGCGTGGCAGGCGGCGTCGGACTCCGATTCGCAGATTGACCTCGACGATGACTCGATGAACGTGCACTTTGCGTACGACGACGAGGATGCGCAGGTACGTCATCAGGTCTGGTTTCTCGACTCGGTCACGATCTTGAACCAGATGCGGGCGGCGCGCGAGCTGGGCATCCAGACCTATGCGCTGTGGCGGCTGGGCTCGGAAGATAACTCGATGTGGAAGATCTGGGATCATCCGCAGCATGCGGACCCGGTGAAGGATCTGGCGCAAGTTGAGCCTGGGTACGACGTCGACACCGAGGGCCAGGGCGATATTCTGCGCGTGACGCGCAAGCCGCAGACCGGCAGCCGCGTGGTGACGCTGGACGACGACGACTCGGTGCCGCTGGAGTACCGGATGGTGACGCAGGAGTCGATGTCGTCTTATCCGCTCTCTTACACAGTGGAGCAGTACGGCTACAACGACAAAAAAGTTGCGCTGAGTTTTGACGACGGTCCCGATCCGGAGTGGACGCCGAAGATTCTGGACATACTGAAGAAGTACAACGTGAAGGGCACGTTTTTCATGATTGGCGAGGTGGCCGAAGACTACGTTGGCGTGATGCAGCGGGTGTTTCGCGAGGGCCACGAGATCGGCAATCACACGTGGTCGCACCCGGATATCAGCGAAATCTCGAACCGGCAGGTGGACCTGGAGTTGAACCTGACGGAGCGGTTGTTCGCGTCGAAGCTTGGAGTGCAGCCGCTTTACTTCAGGCCGCCTTACTCGATCGACCAGGAGCCGGATACGAACGATCAGGCTGCGCCGGTGGAGAAGATTCAGGGGCTGGGTTATGTGATCGTCGGCAACAAGATCGACACGAATGACTGGGATGAACATCCGCGCAAGTCTCCGCAGGAGATTACCGACAGCGTCTTCGAGCAGATCGAGGATATGAAGGCGAAGCCTTGGAATCGCGGCTCGGTGATTCTGCTGCACGACGGAGGGGGCGACCGGTCGGCAACGATTGCGGCGCTGCCGGTGCTGATCGAAGCGTTGAAGGCCAAGGGGTATGAGATTGTTCCGGTGTCAAAGCTGGTGGGCAAGACGCGCGCCGAGGTGATGCCGGAGCTGACGCCTCGCCAGCGCTGGCAGGCTCGCGCTGATTCGCTTACGTTTTTCTTCTACAGTTTCTTCCATTATTTTGTTGTGGGGGTGTTCTTCGTCGGAGACATTCTGATGAGTGCGAGGTTGATCATCATCGGTGTGTTCGCGATTATCGACCGCTTCCGCAAGAGGAAGAACTTTGCGACTCCGGAGTATCAGCCGAGGGTTGCGGTGTTGATTCCGGCGTACAACGAAGAGAAGGTGATCGTTCGGACGATTCGCTCGGTGATGATGTCGACCTACAAGAACATTCGCATCATCGTGATCGACGACGGGTCGAAGGACAACACTTTCGATGTGGCGCGTGAGGCTTATCCGGCGGATATCGCCTCGGGCCGTCTGACGGTGATGAGCAAGCCGAACGGGGGCAAGGCGGATGCGCTGAACTATGCGCTTGAGCGGATCGACGAAGAGATCTATGTTGGCATTGATGCAGATGGCGTGATTGCGCACGATGCGATTACACGGCTGGTGCCACACTTTGCGAATCCGAAGATCGGGGCGGTGGCGGGCAATGCGAAGGTCGGCAACCGGGTGAACCTTTGGACGCGGTGGCAGGCGCTGGAGTACATCACGAGCCAGAACTTTGAGCGCCGCGCGCTCGATCTGTTCGATGTCGTGATGGTGGTTCCGGGGGCGATTGGAGCGTGGCGGACGGCGCCAGTGAAGGCTGGCGGAGGATACCACTCGAACACAGTGGCCGAAGATGCCGACCTGACGATGAACCTGCTGGAGCAGGGATACTGCGTTATTTATGAGGACCAGGCGCTCGCGTTTACTGAAGCCCCGGTGGATGCGGATGGGTTGACGCGGCAGCGGTTCCGGTGGTCGTTCGGGATCCTGCAGGCGATCTATAAACACAAGGGCGCGATCAGCAAGCACCGGGCGATGGGGTTGTTTGCGCTACCGAATATTCTGATCTTTCAGATCATTTTGCCGCTGGTGTCGCCGCTGATTGATTTGATGTTTTTGGTTGGAGTCTTTCACTACATCATCGATAAACACTTCCATCCGGAGACGGCCTCGACGGACAGCTTCTATAAGCTGCTGGCCTTCTTTGCGGCGTTCCTGGTGATCGATTTTGCGGCTTCGGCACTGGCGTTTGCGCTGGAGCGGAAGCACCCGGCGAGCAAGGGCGATGGCTGGCTGCTGTTCCATATCTGGATTCAGCGGTTTACCTATCGGCAGCTGTTTTCGGTTGTGCTGTTCAAGACAGTCAAGCGCGCGATCGACGGCAAGCCGTTCAACTGGGACAAGCTGGAGCGGACGGCGCAGATGTCAAAGGCGACGGAGAAGCTTACGGAGGGCGCTTAG
- a CDS encoding response regulator transcription factor, translating into MTVVNFDPIRNNEDLPEEDSTPTAGIRVILADSQAIYRVGMKKVFALEDDIRVVAQVETLQNLYAALQRYPTDVVLLEGQLISGTIDAIPELVRQAPEAKLIVQVTEADESNTVELYRRGVRGVVPRSISPDLLVKCVRKIAEGETWIDNQSISWVIEAYRSQATNLTDPKVQPKLSKKELAIISCITRGMRNKEIAYQIGTTEQVIKNYLRKVYDKLGVSDRLELALYCLHHELLKKYLVDTEGQMAPHTEPSQPLRAKM; encoded by the coding sequence ATGACCGTAGTTAATTTTGACCCAATCCGAAACAACGAAGACCTGCCGGAAGAGGACTCCACTCCCACTGCAGGCATTCGTGTCATCCTCGCAGACTCCCAGGCCATCTATCGCGTAGGAATGAAGAAGGTCTTTGCTCTCGAAGACGACATCCGCGTCGTCGCCCAGGTGGAAACGCTCCAGAACCTCTACGCCGCTCTCCAGCGCTACCCGACCGACGTTGTCCTCCTCGAAGGCCAACTCATCTCCGGCACCATCGACGCCATCCCCGAACTCGTTCGTCAGGCCCCCGAAGCTAAGCTCATCGTCCAGGTCACCGAGGCCGACGAGTCCAACACCGTAGAGCTCTATCGCCGCGGCGTTCGCGGTGTCGTGCCCCGCTCCATCTCTCCCGACCTCCTGGTCAAATGCGTCCGCAAGATCGCCGAAGGCGAGACCTGGATCGATAACCAATCCATCAGCTGGGTCATCGAGGCCTACCGCTCCCAGGCCACCAACCTCACCGACCCAAAGGTTCAGCCCAAGCTCTCCAAAAAAGAGCTCGCCATCATCAGCTGCATCACCCGCGGCATGCGCAACAAAGAGATCGCCTACCAGATCGGCACCACCGAGCAGGTCATCAAGAACTACCTGCGCAAGGTCTACGACAAGCTGGGCGTCTCCGACCGCCTCGAGCTGGCTCTCTACTGCCTCCACCACGAGCTGCTGAAAAAGTATCTCGTCGACACCGAAGGTCAAATGGCGCCCCACACCGAGCCCTCCCAGCCCCTCCGCGCCAAAATGTAA
- a CDS encoding tetratricopeptide repeat protein: protein MPATSWISPEIAMGGPLFEIPLAERLPEKRLDSWKEIAVYLNRDVTTVQRWEKREGMPVHRHVHEKRGSVYALPEEIDSWVQSRRLPLEEAELTPDIEPLPMPQADSGDRVSPIPRSRLWFAFAAIVLLALLSAVWFLLRGRSKGAIQPAVRSLAVLPFRNLSGDPSQEYLADGMTEALIGRLTEIHNLRVISHTSVMRFSNPRLSVPEIAKMLGVDAVVEGSVTQEGNRIRVTAQLIRGATDTHFWSETYDREMRDALTLESELAQAIAEKVKATVTGEERQRLRAARPVAPEVYESYLRGRFVLSRGNSKAELEQSIGDFEDAINKDPTFAPAYLGLAQAYSNLGTVFVGVSPAETRPKAMLFARKALAIDPGLAGAHVLLANVLQREWQWAEAETEYRRALQLNPNGANAHAGLALWLVCEGRREEAIEEVQRGQELDPIEVSGGNVSWILFQAHRYDEAIRESRSTLAVNPDDANTLSGLGFALIANNQPAEAIPVLEKAIALSKGSPAATGVLIRAYAHAGRRDDALRLLAELKRRKETGYVPAAAFVNAYLGLGENEQAFDWLEQAYKERSNILQFLITHPYFDPVREDPRFMDLVRRVGLGGRFSTTLARRAARPGVERQHGGPMGWKSHTRVLIRMRSTLPWAQKWRVTRRDSADTPYPHRGEIPEPAPLLHTGS from the coding sequence ATGCCTGCGACAAGCTGGATTTCTCCGGAGATCGCCATGGGTGGGCCGTTGTTTGAAATACCGCTGGCGGAGAGGCTACCCGAAAAGCGGCTGGATTCGTGGAAGGAGATCGCCGTTTATCTCAACCGCGACGTAACCACTGTGCAGAGGTGGGAGAAGCGGGAGGGAATGCCGGTTCACCGGCATGTGCATGAAAAGCGCGGCTCGGTCTACGCCCTTCCTGAAGAGATCGATTCCTGGGTTCAGAGCCGCAGACTCCCCCTTGAGGAAGCGGAGCTTACGCCGGACATTGAACCGCTGCCCATGCCCCAGGCTGACAGTGGCGATCGAGTCAGTCCCATACCGAGATCCCGCTTGTGGTTCGCTTTCGCAGCGATTGTTTTGCTCGCTCTGCTTTCAGCCGTCTGGTTCTTACTGAGGGGTCGCTCCAAGGGTGCGATTCAGCCTGCTGTGCGGTCGCTGGCGGTGCTGCCTTTCAGGAATTTATCGGGCGATCCGTCTCAGGAGTATCTGGCTGATGGGATGACTGAGGCGCTTATTGGACGCCTCACGGAGATTCACAACCTTCGTGTGATCTCTCACACCTCGGTGATGCGCTTCAGTAATCCCCGGCTCTCCGTACCTGAGATTGCAAAGATGCTCGGCGTGGATGCGGTCGTTGAAGGGTCGGTGACCCAGGAAGGCAATCGCATCCGGGTGACGGCACAGCTGATTCGCGGCGCAACCGACACGCATTTCTGGTCCGAGACCTATGACCGCGAGATGCGGGACGCGCTCACCTTGGAGAGTGAACTGGCCCAGGCCATCGCAGAAAAAGTTAAAGCGACGGTTACCGGAGAGGAGCGCCAGCGGCTTAGAGCCGCACGCCCTGTCGCGCCTGAAGTCTACGAAAGCTACCTGAGGGGCAGGTTTGTGCTGAGCCGGGGAAACAGCAAAGCTGAACTTGAGCAAAGCATTGGCGATTTTGAGGATGCGATCAATAAAGACCCGACCTTTGCACCGGCGTACCTAGGCCTGGCACAGGCGTACAGCAATCTGGGAACGGTCTTCGTCGGGGTTTCTCCTGCAGAGACGCGACCGAAGGCTATGCTTTTTGCGCGCAAGGCACTGGCAATTGATCCGGGTCTTGCGGGAGCCCATGTGCTGCTGGCAAATGTCCTTCAGCGGGAGTGGCAATGGGCCGAAGCTGAGACGGAATACAGGCGCGCTCTGCAACTGAACCCAAATGGAGCAAATGCCCATGCCGGACTTGCGTTATGGCTGGTCTGCGAGGGACGACGCGAGGAGGCTATCGAAGAGGTACAGCGCGGCCAGGAGCTGGATCCGATCGAGGTCTCCGGCGGTAATGTCTCGTGGATTCTGTTTCAGGCACACCGCTACGACGAAGCCATTCGCGAGTCGCGCAGCACACTGGCGGTAAATCCGGACGATGCGAATACGCTTTCGGGCCTGGGATTTGCACTGATTGCGAACAATCAGCCAGCAGAAGCAATCCCGGTGTTAGAGAAAGCAATCGCTCTTTCGAAGGGTAGTCCTGCAGCAACCGGTGTACTGATCAGAGCGTATGCCCACGCCGGTCGACGTGATGACGCACTGCGGCTGCTTGCGGAGCTGAAGAGACGCAAAGAGACCGGCTATGTTCCGGCGGCTGCATTTGTGAACGCTTATCTGGGGCTTGGTGAGAACGAACAGGCATTTGACTGGCTGGAACAGGCTTACAAGGAGAGATCAAATATCCTTCAGTTCCTGATAACCCATCCCTACTTCGACCCTGTCCGTGAAGATCCCCGATTCATGGATCTGGTCCGCCGGGTGGGCCTTGGGGGAAGATTCAGCACCACCTTAGCGCGGAGGGCTGCGAGGCCCGGCGTGGAGCGCCAACACGGTGGCCCCATGGGATGGAAAAGCCACACACGTGTCCTCATTCGCATGCGGTCAACGCTTCCCTGGGCTCAAAAGTGGAGAGTGACCCGACGAGATTCTGCCGATACTCCGTATCCGCATCGCGGCGAAATTCCGGAGCCGGCTCCACTGCTCCACACCGGATCGTGA